From Dermochelys coriacea isolate rDerCor1 chromosome 8, rDerCor1.pri.v4, whole genome shotgun sequence, the proteins below share one genomic window:
- the RABGAP1L gene encoding rab GTPase-activating protein 1-like isoform X8 — protein MIESSSWSVTLQERENRRLQEASMRLEQENDDLAHELVTSKIALRNDLDQAEDKADVLNKELLLTKQKLVETEEEKRKQEEETAQLKEIFRKQLEKAESEIKKTTAIIAEYKQICSQLSTRLEKQQTASKEELEVVKGKLMACKHCSEIFSKEGALKLPAISRDTQGTERDDEKDALKKQLREMELELAQTKLQLVEAKCKIQELEHQRGTLMNEIQAAKNSWFSKTLNSIKTATSTQPPQQPPPSQPPKESST, from the exons ATGATTGAAAGCAGTAGTTGGTCTGTGACTTTGCAGGAG AGGGAGAACCGCAGGCTCCAGGAAGCGAGCATGCGGCTGGAACAGGAGAATGATGACCTTGCCCATGAACTTGTAACAAGCAAAATAGCCCTCCGAAATGACTTGGACCAG GCTGAAGACAAAGCAGATGTTCTGAACAAGGAGCTTCTCCTGACTAAACAGAAACTAGTGGAGACTGAGGAAGAAAAGCGGAAGCAAGAAGAAGAAACTGCCCAG CTGAAGGAAATCTTCAGGAAACAACTAGAGAAGGCAGAATCTGAAATAAAGAAAACCACAGCCATTATTGCGGAATATAAACAA ATTTGTTCCCAGCTAAGTACCAGGCTGGAGAAACAACAGACAGCAAGTAAGGAGGAACTGGAGGTTGTGAAG GGTAAACTGATGGCTTGCAAACACTGCAGTGAGATTTTCAGTAAGGAAGGAGCATTGAAGCTGCCTGCTATAAGCAGAGACACCCAGGGAACAGAAAGAGATGATGAGAAGGATGCCCTCAAGAAGCAGCTGAGGGAGATGGAGCTGGAACTGGCACAGACTAAATTGCAGCTTGTGGAAGCAAAGTGCAAAATTCAG GAACTGGAGCACCAGAGAGGAACCCTTATGAATGAAATCCAAGCTGCTAAAAACTCTTGGTTTAGCAAAACCCTGAACTCTATCAAAACGGCCACGAGCACACAGCCACCCCAGCAGCCTCCACCATCCCAGCCACCCAAAGAGAGCAGTACATAG